Genomic DNA from bacterium:
ACAGGAGATGCAGCGGAGAGTTGCGGGAGGAATTGGATTGCCTGTGATCTCAACAGGCCCTACCTGGCAGCATCTGCCTTCCGGTTCTTTGAGGAACCTATAAAAGAAAGACACAGGGTAATTTTTATAAAGAACTCCTTGAGTCAAACGTCCTCCCTATTAACCTTCCACCAAAACGCCAGTTGAGGCTAATAAATGAATAGATTGGAATTCAGCCTACTCCGAATGGCCCTCTCCCGGCCCTTCCCGCCTTTTTGCTTAACTATTTTAAATAGTTAAGTCTCAATAGTTTATTTATCAAAAACTGCCGACTAGTATACCAGCCAATATATCAGTATAAAGGTATTCACTTATATTTTATGGTTATCAACTATGTTTATCAACGCAAGCAGTTGGTAAGGGGGGTGTTTT
This window encodes:
- a CDS encoding DNA methyltransferase, whose translation is MAYVSAIHLRLCKYFNADRHPARFPIKLPSFFINFLTEPGDTVVDIFAGSNTTGDAAESCGRNWIACDLNRPYLAASAFRFFEEPIKERHRVIFIKNSLSQTSSLLTFHQNAS